One window of the Thermasporomyces composti genome contains the following:
- a CDS encoding SigE family RNA polymerase sigma factor codes for MGNADDFDAFYLATRQRLLHQMYAMTGNLADAQDCVQEAYARAWQHWSVVAEHANPEAWLRTVAWRIAASRWRKLKNGIAALTRHGPPAHAPEPSPDNVALVEALKEIPEAQRQAIVLHHLVGLSVDEIAQETGVAIGTVKARLSRGRTALAQLLREDDAPSVEAAEETQNAR; via the coding sequence ATGGGGAATGCGGACGACTTCGATGCCTTCTACCTCGCCACCCGCCAGCGGCTGCTCCACCAGATGTACGCGATGACCGGGAACCTTGCGGATGCTCAAGACTGCGTTCAGGAGGCTTACGCGCGCGCCTGGCAACACTGGTCCGTCGTGGCGGAACACGCCAACCCCGAGGCGTGGCTGCGCACCGTCGCGTGGCGGATCGCGGCGAGTCGCTGGCGCAAGCTGAAGAACGGGATCGCCGCGTTGACCCGTCACGGGCCCCCAGCGCACGCCCCAGAACCCAGTCCGGACAACGTCGCCCTCGTCGAGGCGCTGAAGGAGATTCCTGAGGCGCAGCGCCAGGCGATCGTCCTGCATCACCTCGTAGGGCTCTCGGTCGACGAGATCGCCCAGGAGACCGGCGTGGCCATTGGCACTGTCAAGGCTCGACTCTCGCGAGGCCGGACCGCTCTCGCGCAGCTGCTGCGCGAGGACGACGCACCCTCGGTCGAAGCCGCGGAGGAGACCCAGAATGCCCGCTGA
- a CDS encoding DUF6350 family protein, protein MTDVRPRPAASSADQPSTPPTSRPAAVGAVLAAGWAGLVGALPCAALAVIGWLAASGGSFAGALRVGLDAWLLAHRVPIDLGNGRFDLVPLGLSLVPVLLLYRAGAWAGRSSSAAGELLAGVLALAATYGGFATVVAVVAGTDGATPAPTIAFGHAAALATVVGSAGFLRSSGRATAWWRACPEWLRAALHGGLTGFLASLTGGVLLVAGVLLAHIGQVADVTKALAPGPVGVVLLLVLSLAYLPNAALYALAFALGPGFAMGTATVVSPSGVVLGPMPAFPLLAALPSEGEPPVWSVALLGVPILAGMAAGVATTRRFPNFALDAAVLRGVLAGMVTGLACTGCVALARGSGGPGRLVEVGPSVLGVGVVAVSTFAIASASGVLLLGAWIWGRARLSAAWSRRVRGAR, encoded by the coding sequence ATGACCGACGTGCGTCCGCGCCCAGCCGCGTCCTCCGCTGACCAACCGTCCACCCCACCGACCTCCCGACCGGCAGCTGTCGGAGCAGTGCTGGCCGCCGGCTGGGCCGGCCTCGTGGGCGCCCTGCCCTGCGCGGCGCTGGCCGTGATCGGCTGGCTCGCGGCCTCAGGCGGTAGCTTCGCCGGTGCGCTTCGCGTCGGCCTGGACGCCTGGTTGCTGGCGCATCGCGTCCCGATCGACCTGGGGAACGGCAGGTTCGACCTGGTGCCGCTGGGGTTGTCGCTCGTGCCGGTGCTTCTGCTGTATCGAGCCGGGGCGTGGGCAGGGCGATCGTCGTCGGCGGCCGGTGAACTGCTGGCCGGGGTGCTCGCGCTGGCGGCGACGTACGGCGGTTTCGCCACTGTGGTGGCGGTCGTGGCCGGGACCGACGGTGCCACACCCGCGCCAACGATCGCTTTCGGCCACGCCGCGGCGCTCGCGACGGTCGTGGGCTCCGCGGGCTTCCTGCGGTCGAGTGGCCGCGCGACCGCCTGGTGGAGGGCGTGCCCGGAGTGGCTCCGCGCCGCGCTGCACGGCGGTCTCACCGGGTTCCTGGCGTCCTTGACCGGGGGCGTCCTGCTCGTCGCCGGCGTCCTGCTCGCACACATCGGGCAGGTGGCGGACGTCACCAAGGCGCTGGCGCCCGGTCCCGTCGGTGTCGTGCTGTTGCTCGTCCTCAGCCTCGCGTATCTCCCGAACGCAGCGCTCTACGCGCTGGCCTTCGCCCTTGGCCCGGGGTTCGCGATGGGAACGGCCACCGTGGTGTCGCCCAGCGGGGTGGTCTTGGGCCCGATGCCGGCGTTTCCGCTGCTGGCCGCTCTTCCGAGCGAGGGTGAGCCACCCGTCTGGAGTGTCGCGCTGCTCGGCGTCCCGATCCTCGCCGGAATGGCGGCCGGCGTGGCGACGACCCGACGCTTTCCCAACTTCGCGCTTGACGCGGCGGTCTTGAGAGGTGTGCTCGCCGGCATGGTGACCGGGCTGGCCTGCACGGGCTGTGTGGCCCTTGCCCGAGGCTCGGGTGGTCCCGGACGTCTGGTCGAGGTCGGTCCGTCCGTGCTCGGCGTCGGTGTCGTCGCGGTCAGCACGTTCGCGATCGCGAGCGCCTCCGGCGTGCTGCTCCTCGGCGCGTGGATCTGGGGACGAGCCCGGCTCAGCGCGGCATGGTCCCGGCGGGTGCGAGGCGCTCGGTGA
- a CDS encoding DUF4190 domain-containing protein: MSSPEKRPGDDDRHDEEPVTSQPAADQTGPGKDDETRSSENASTEAHGRDTDDPGSIRLAPIPPEGTAAPADASRVFGQPPPSSPYARMLAGKARGDRAGTPGADLGPGADAGSSPGSEPRTTLSEEEARRLRNRGRYALALGLAGLLAAFIAFPLGPILGVAAIVLGVLARRAARDAWTTVPGAKAGIVLGIVATALSTIVIVTMVVFWDEAMEYQECISGANTQTAREACYERLMERLTERLAPAGTMPR; this comes from the coding sequence GTGAGCAGCCCCGAGAAGCGTCCGGGCGACGACGACCGCCACGACGAGGAGCCGGTGACCTCCCAGCCGGCCGCCGACCAGACCGGCCCCGGGAAGGACGACGAGACCCGTTCGAGCGAGAACGCCTCGACGGAGGCGCACGGACGAGACACTGACGACCCGGGCTCGATCAGGCTCGCCCCCATCCCGCCCGAGGGAACGGCCGCACCAGCCGACGCTTCCCGGGTGTTCGGCCAGCCGCCACCGTCCTCGCCCTACGCGCGCATGCTCGCCGGCAAAGCCCGAGGCGACCGGGCCGGCACGCCGGGAGCGGACCTCGGCCCGGGCGCCGACGCTGGGTCCAGCCCCGGTTCCGAGCCGCGGACGACCCTGTCGGAGGAGGAAGCCCGACGGCTCCGCAACCGCGGGCGGTACGCCCTGGCGCTGGGTCTCGCCGGCCTCCTGGCGGCCTTCATCGCGTTCCCGCTCGGACCGATCCTCGGCGTCGCGGCGATCGTGCTCGGCGTGCTCGCCCGCCGCGCCGCACGCGACGCCTGGACGACCGTGCCCGGTGCGAAGGCGGGCATCGTGCTGGGCATCGTCGCGACGGCCCTCTCCACCATCGTGATCGTCACCATGGTGGTGTTCTGGGACGAGGCGATGGAGTATCAGGAGTGCATCTCCGGGGCCAACACCCAGACCGCCCGGGAGGCGTGTTACGAGCGACTCATGGAGCGCCTCACCGAGCGCCTCGCACCCGCCGGGACCATGCCGCGCTGA
- the purN gene encoding phosphoribosylglycinamide formyltransferase produces the protein MSARLVVLISGSGTLLQALLDACQDPAYGATVVAVGSDRTNAYGLQRAARAGVPTFTVRLRDFATREEWDAALTERVASYEPDLVISAGFLKLVGKRFLQAFGGRYINSHNSLLPAFPGIHAPRDALAYGVKVTGATLFVVDEGIDAGPIIAQVAVPVEENDTEETLTERIKVAERRQLVDVVGAMVRHGYTVRGRKVTIP, from the coding sequence CTGTCCGCACGCCTGGTCGTCCTGATCTCCGGCTCGGGCACATTGCTCCAGGCCCTGCTCGACGCGTGCCAAGACCCCGCTTACGGCGCCACGGTCGTCGCCGTGGGCTCCGACCGCACCAACGCCTACGGGCTCCAGCGCGCAGCCCGTGCCGGCGTCCCCACCTTCACCGTACGACTGCGTGACTTCGCGACCCGGGAGGAATGGGATGCCGCGCTGACCGAGCGGGTGGCGTCCTACGAGCCCGACCTCGTCATCTCCGCAGGATTCCTCAAGCTCGTCGGAAAGAGGTTCCTCCAGGCGTTCGGCGGTCGCTACATCAACAGCCACAACTCTCTACTCCCGGCCTTCCCCGGCATTCACGCGCCACGCGACGCGCTCGCCTACGGCGTGAAGGTCACGGGGGCCACGCTCTTCGTCGTGGACGAGGGCATCGACGCCGGACCGATCATCGCTCAGGTCGCGGTCCCGGTCGAGGAGAACGACACCGAGGAGACGCTCACCGAGCGCATCAAGGTCGCCGAACGTCGGCAGCTCGTCGACGTCGTCGGCGCGATGGTCCGCCACGGCTACACGGTTCGAGGAAGGAAGGTCACGATCCCGTGA
- the purH gene encoding bifunctional phosphoribosylaminoimidazolecarboxamide formyltransferase/IMP cyclohydrolase, whose protein sequence is MNGPATDERRPIRRALVSVYDKTGLGDLARALAEAGVEIVSTGSTAATIEAAGVSVTRVEQLTGFPECLDGRVKTLHPKVHAGLLADVRNPDHRRQLEELGIEPFELLVSNLYPFAETVASGADADQVVEMIDIGGPAMIRAAAKNHANVAVVTSPARYGDVVEALASGGFTAEQRKRLAAEAFEHTATYDVHVASWMGSYAATADDELPSWVGATWRRQAVLRYGENPHQRAALYTAAHGAVPGLAQAEQLHGKEMSYNNYVDADAARRAAYDFDAPAVAIIKHANPCGIAVGADLAEAHRKAHACDPVSAFGGVIGANRPVTAQVAEQVAEVFTEVVVAPDFEPEALEILTRKKNVRLLRCPPATRGGVELRPISGGLLVQSVDAVDAPGDDPATWRLVSGEPVPEEVLADLAFAWRAVRAVKSNAIVLASGGATVGVGMGQVNRVDSARLAVSRAGERAAGAVAASDAFFPFPDGLQVLIEAGVRAVVQPGGSRRDDEVIAVAAAAGVPMYFTGTRHFFH, encoded by the coding sequence GTGAACGGTCCAGCGACCGACGAGCGGCGACCCATCCGTCGGGCGCTCGTCAGCGTCTACGACAAGACCGGCTTGGGCGACCTGGCCCGCGCTCTGGCCGAGGCCGGCGTCGAGATCGTCTCCACCGGATCGACGGCGGCGACCATCGAGGCCGCCGGGGTCTCCGTGACGCGCGTGGAGCAGCTGACCGGCTTTCCCGAGTGCCTCGACGGGCGGGTCAAGACGCTGCATCCCAAGGTCCACGCCGGCCTCCTGGCTGACGTGCGTAACCCCGACCACCGCCGCCAGCTCGAGGAGCTCGGCATCGAGCCCTTCGAACTGCTGGTATCGAACCTCTACCCGTTCGCCGAGACCGTCGCCTCGGGGGCGGATGCCGACCAGGTCGTCGAGATGATCGACATCGGCGGCCCGGCGATGATCCGCGCAGCGGCCAAGAACCACGCCAACGTCGCGGTCGTGACCTCACCGGCTCGCTACGGCGACGTGGTGGAGGCACTGGCCAGTGGTGGGTTCACCGCCGAGCAGCGGAAGCGCCTCGCGGCGGAGGCGTTCGAGCACACCGCCACCTACGACGTGCACGTCGCGTCCTGGATGGGCTCGTACGCGGCCACCGCGGACGACGAGCTCCCGAGCTGGGTGGGCGCCACCTGGCGTCGTCAGGCGGTGCTGCGGTACGGCGAGAATCCGCACCAGCGTGCTGCTCTCTACACCGCCGCGCATGGTGCGGTGCCGGGCCTGGCTCAGGCAGAGCAGCTGCACGGCAAGGAGATGTCGTACAACAACTACGTCGACGCCGACGCGGCTCGTCGCGCCGCCTACGACTTCGACGCGCCTGCGGTGGCGATCATCAAGCACGCCAACCCTTGTGGGATCGCCGTCGGGGCCGACCTGGCCGAGGCGCATCGCAAGGCGCACGCCTGTGACCCGGTGTCGGCCTTCGGCGGAGTCATCGGCGCGAACCGACCGGTGACCGCCCAGGTGGCCGAGCAGGTCGCCGAGGTGTTCACCGAGGTGGTCGTCGCGCCCGACTTCGAACCCGAGGCGCTGGAGATCCTCACCCGCAAGAAGAACGTCCGGCTCCTGCGATGCCCGCCCGCGACCCGCGGTGGGGTCGAGCTCCGGCCGATCTCGGGTGGTCTGCTCGTGCAGAGCGTGGACGCGGTCGACGCTCCCGGGGATGATCCGGCCACCTGGCGCCTGGTCAGTGGCGAGCCGGTCCCGGAGGAGGTGCTCGCCGACCTGGCGTTCGCGTGGCGAGCGGTGCGAGCCGTCAAGTCCAATGCCATCGTGCTCGCCTCCGGCGGCGCCACCGTCGGCGTGGGCATGGGTCAGGTCAACCGGGTCGACTCGGCGCGGCTGGCTGTCAGCCGGGCTGGTGAGCGGGCCGCCGGAGCGGTCGCGGCGTCCGACGCGTTCTTCCCGTTCCCCGACGGGCTGCAGGTGCTGATCGAGGCCGGCGTGCGAGCGGTGGTGCAGCCGGGTGGTTCTCGACGCGACGACGAGGTGATCGCGGTGGCGGCCGCGGCCGGTGTCCCGATGTACTTCACCGGCACCCGGCACTTCTTCCACTGA
- a CDS encoding DUF3017 domain-containing protein, whose amino-acid sequence MVDQPGVASAGRTSRASGSARDGSAGGREPWWAFWKRGTHNPGQPLPPIRPWPRRQWPLLVVLTGVAISLVSAVVADFRPGMVMLAGSVLLAALFRLVLTTRRAGLLVLRSRTTDVLTLTAMGLGILVLALAIPDIR is encoded by the coding sequence ATGGTCGACCAGCCGGGCGTCGCGTCCGCCGGGCGTACCAGCCGTGCTTCCGGCTCTGCCAGGGACGGGTCCGCCGGGGGCCGGGAGCCCTGGTGGGCGTTCTGGAAGCGAGGCACGCACAACCCCGGCCAACCGCTGCCGCCGATTCGTCCGTGGCCTCGACGCCAGTGGCCGCTCTTGGTCGTCCTCACTGGTGTCGCGATCTCGCTCGTGAGCGCGGTCGTCGCCGACTTCCGGCCGGGCATGGTGATGCTGGCGGGCTCGGTGCTGTTGGCGGCGCTGTTCCGGCTGGTCTTGACGACCCGCCGGGCGGGACTGCTGGTGCTGCGCAGCCGGACGACGGACGTGCTGACCTTGACCGCCATGGGGCTGGGCATCTTGGTCCTGGCTCTCGCGATCCCGGACATCCGGTGA
- a CDS encoding malate dehydrogenase has protein sequence MARSGKVTVVGAGFYGSTTAQRLAEYDIFEEVVLTDIIEGKAEGLALDMNQARPIEGFETRVVGQTTGPSGEGYEVIGGSDIVVITAGMPRKPGMSRMDLLETNARIVRQVSENVAKYAPNAVVIVVSNPLDEMTALAQIATGFPHHRVMGQAGVLDTARFSYFVAEKLGVPVGSVETLTLGSHGETMVPVPSKCTVEIDGQRRALTEVLPKEDVDALVERTRNGGAEIVGLLKTGSAYYAPSAAAARMARAVAEDSGAVMPVCAWVEGQYGIAGVYLGVLAEIGREGVRRVVETELAESELADLRRAAEAVRAKQADVRNL, from the coding sequence ATGGCGCGCAGCGGCAAGGTCACCGTCGTCGGGGCGGGTTTCTATGGGTCGACGACCGCCCAGCGGCTCGCCGAGTACGACATCTTCGAAGAGGTCGTCCTCACCGACATCATCGAGGGCAAGGCGGAAGGCCTCGCGCTCGACATGAACCAGGCCCGACCGATCGAGGGCTTCGAGACGAGGGTCGTCGGGCAGACGACCGGCCCTTCGGGCGAGGGCTACGAGGTGATCGGCGGCTCGGACATCGTCGTGATCACCGCCGGGATGCCTCGCAAGCCGGGTATGAGCCGGATGGACCTTCTGGAGACCAACGCTCGCATCGTCCGACAGGTCTCGGAAAACGTCGCCAAGTACGCCCCCAACGCCGTCGTCATCGTCGTCTCCAACCCCCTCGACGAGATGACGGCCCTGGCGCAGATCGCGACCGGCTTCCCGCATCACCGCGTCATGGGGCAGGCGGGCGTGCTCGATACCGCCCGGTTCTCGTACTTCGTCGCGGAGAAGCTCGGCGTCCCGGTCGGTAGCGTGGAGACACTGACCCTGGGATCCCACGGCGAGACGATGGTGCCGGTCCCGAGCAAGTGCACGGTCGAGATCGACGGCCAGCGTCGGGCGCTCACCGAGGTGCTGCCGAAGGAGGACGTCGACGCGCTGGTCGAGCGGACCCGCAACGGGGGCGCCGAGATCGTCGGCCTGCTCAAGACGGGTTCCGCCTACTACGCTCCGTCGGCCGCCGCGGCCCGCATGGCCCGCGCGGTGGCGGAGGACTCCGGGGCCGTCATGCCCGTCTGCGCGTGGGTCGAGGGGCAGTACGGCATCGCGGGCGTCTACCTCGGCGTGCTCGCCGAGATCGGCCGTGAGGGCGTCCGCCGGGTCGTCGAGACCGAGCTGGCCGAGAGCGAGCTGGCCGATCTACGCCGGGCCGCCGAGGCGGTCCGGGCCAAGCAGGCCGACGTGCGGAACCTCTGA
- a CDS encoding NADP-dependent isocitrate dehydrogenase has product MSKITVKNPVVDIDGDEMTRVIWKAIKERLILPYLDIQLDYYDLGIENRDATDDQVTIDAANAIKRHGVGVKCATITPDEARVEEFGLKKMWKSPNGTIRNILGGVVFREPIIIGNIPRLVPGWTKPIVIGRHAHGDQYKATDFVVPGPGKVTITYTPADGSEPMEFEVAEFKGGGVALGMYNFDDSIRDFARACFNYGLQRGYPVYLSTKNTILKAYDGRFKDLFAEVFESEFKGAFEEAGLTYEHRLIDDMVAQALKWEGGFVWAAKNYDGDVQSDTIAQGFGSLGLMTSVLMTPDGRTVEAEAAHGTVTRHFRRWQKGEKTSTNPIASIFAWTRGLAHRGKLDGTPEVEAFAQTLEKVCVETVESGKMTKDLALLIGEDTPWLTTDEFLDVLADNLAARMKAGS; this is encoded by the coding sequence TTGTCGAAGATCACGGTGAAGAACCCCGTCGTCGACATCGACGGCGACGAGATGACGCGTGTCATCTGGAAGGCCATCAAAGAGCGGCTGATCCTGCCGTACCTCGACATTCAGCTCGACTACTACGACCTCGGCATCGAGAACCGGGACGCCACCGACGACCAGGTGACGATCGACGCCGCGAACGCCATCAAGCGGCACGGCGTCGGCGTCAAGTGCGCGACGATCACTCCCGACGAAGCCCGGGTCGAGGAGTTCGGCCTGAAGAAGATGTGGAAGTCGCCCAACGGCACGATCCGGAACATCCTCGGTGGTGTCGTCTTCCGGGAGCCCATCATCATCGGCAACATCCCGCGGCTCGTCCCGGGCTGGACCAAGCCGATCGTCATCGGCCGCCACGCGCACGGCGACCAGTACAAGGCCACCGACTTCGTCGTGCCCGGCCCGGGCAAGGTGACGATCACCTACACCCCGGCTGACGGAAGCGAGCCGATGGAGTTCGAGGTCGCCGAGTTCAAGGGCGGCGGCGTCGCGCTCGGCATGTACAACTTCGACGACTCGATCCGGGACTTCGCCCGGGCCTGCTTCAACTACGGCCTCCAGCGCGGTTACCCGGTCTACCTGTCGACGAAGAACACGATCCTCAAGGCGTACGACGGTCGGTTCAAGGACCTGTTCGCCGAGGTGTTCGAGAGCGAGTTCAAGGGCGCGTTCGAGGAGGCCGGTCTCACCTACGAGCACCGTCTCATCGACGACATGGTCGCCCAGGCCCTGAAGTGGGAGGGCGGCTTCGTGTGGGCCGCGAAGAACTACGACGGTGACGTCCAGTCCGACACGATCGCGCAGGGCTTCGGGTCTCTCGGCCTGATGACGAGCGTGCTGATGACGCCGGACGGCCGGACGGTCGAGGCGGAGGCCGCCCACGGCACGGTCACCCGGCACTTCCGCCGGTGGCAGAAGGGCGAGAAGACCTCGACGAACCCGATCGCGTCCATCTTCGCGTGGACACGAGGACTCGCGCACCGCGGCAAGCTGGACGGCACCCCGGAGGTGGAGGCGTTCGCCCAGACGCTCGAGAAGGTCTGCGTCGAGACGGTCGAGTCCGGCAAGATGACCAAGGACCTCGCGCTGCTCATCGGCGAGGACACCCCGTGGCTGACCACGGACGAGTTCCTCGACGTCCTCGCCGACAACCTCGCTGCCCGCATGAAGGCCGGGAGCTGA
- a CDS encoding formylglycine-generating enzyme family protein, producing MSACCAAGRSDHTGAIADDDLPFEIPSRSPREVARGMVAIPGGRFLMGGDDPDAFPADGEGPVRAVTLDPFLIDATLVTNRQFQAFVKATGYVTDAERFGWSFVFHLFVGPEQRRYVMDATVPDAPWWLAVEGANWRAPEGPGSDIATRPNHPVVHVSWRDAYAYARWAGKRLPTEAEWERAARGGLERARYAWGDELTPRGRWRCNIWQGRFPGHNTAEDGFVGTSPVKSYAPNGFGLYDVAGNVWEWCADWWSTTWHVEDRPETRTNPTGPPTGQEKVMRGGSYLCHESYCNRYRVAARTKNTPDSSTGNLGFRCAADLPREGS from the coding sequence GTGTCTGCGTGCTGTGCCGCGGGACGGTCCGACCACACCGGAGCGATCGCCGACGACGACCTGCCGTTCGAGATCCCCTCGCGGTCGCCGCGCGAGGTGGCGCGTGGGATGGTCGCCATCCCCGGCGGGCGCTTCCTCATGGGGGGCGACGACCCGGACGCTTTCCCGGCTGACGGGGAGGGGCCGGTTCGCGCCGTCACCCTGGATCCCTTCCTCATCGACGCCACGCTCGTCACCAACCGGCAGTTTCAGGCGTTCGTCAAGGCGACGGGCTACGTCACCGACGCTGAGCGGTTCGGCTGGTCGTTCGTGTTCCATCTCTTCGTGGGCCCGGAGCAGCGGCGGTACGTCATGGACGCCACCGTGCCCGACGCGCCGTGGTGGCTGGCCGTCGAGGGGGCCAACTGGCGGGCGCCAGAAGGCCCGGGCAGTGACATCGCGACGCGTCCGAACCACCCGGTGGTCCACGTGTCGTGGCGGGACGCCTACGCCTACGCGCGATGGGCGGGCAAGCGGCTCCCCACCGAGGCCGAGTGGGAGCGAGCCGCCCGGGGCGGGCTGGAGCGCGCCCGGTACGCGTGGGGCGATGAGCTCACGCCACGCGGACGCTGGCGGTGCAACATCTGGCAGGGCCGGTTCCCCGGCCACAACACCGCCGAGGACGGCTTCGTGGGGACCTCGCCGGTGAAGTCGTACGCCCCCAACGGTTTCGGCCTCTACGACGTGGCCGGCAACGTCTGGGAGTGGTGCGCCGACTGGTGGAGCACGACCTGGCACGTGGAGGACCGGCCCGAGACACGCACGAACCCGACCGGGCCGCCCACCGGCCAGGAGAAGGTCATGCGCGGTGGCAGCTACCTGTGTCACGAGTCGTACTGCAACCGGTATCGGGTCGCCGCGCGAACGAAGAACACCCCCGACAGCTCGACCGGCAACCTCGGGTTTCGGTGTGCGGCTGACCTTCCGCGCGAAGGCTCCTAG
- the galK gene encoding galactokinase: MNLRADFETAFGRPPEGSWVAPGRVNVIGEHTDYNDGFVLPIALPQGVVATAARRDDGLLRMVSRQADGRFEIPVDGLKPGDVDGWAAYVAGVVWALREAGHDVGGLDVLVDGDVPLGAGLSSSAALECATALAATELYDVAVDRPTLARLAQKAENDFVGVPCGIMDQSAALLCERDHALFIDTRSLATEQVPLDLAGHGLALLVIDTKAPHRLVDGEYAARRRVCEKVASDLGVPALRDLENTPIEATLARIADDTARRRVRHVLTENERVRQTVSLLRAGSPRDIGPLLTASHASLRDDYEVTVPELDTAVDAALDAGALGARMTGGGFGGCVIALVDADAAEAVARRVAEAFATAGFRAPQWFVATPSAGARRLA; the protein is encoded by the coding sequence GTGAACCTGCGTGCGGACTTCGAGACGGCGTTCGGTCGGCCGCCCGAGGGGAGCTGGGTGGCGCCCGGCCGGGTCAACGTGATCGGCGAGCACACCGACTACAACGACGGCTTCGTGCTGCCGATCGCCCTCCCGCAGGGAGTGGTGGCCACCGCCGCTCGCCGCGACGACGGTCTGCTCCGGATGGTCTCCCGCCAGGCTGACGGGCGGTTCGAGATCCCGGTGGACGGCCTGAAGCCCGGAGACGTCGACGGCTGGGCGGCCTACGTCGCCGGCGTGGTGTGGGCACTGCGTGAGGCCGGACACGACGTCGGCGGGCTCGACGTCCTGGTCGACGGCGACGTGCCGCTCGGCGCTGGGCTGTCGTCCTCGGCCGCGTTGGAGTGCGCGACCGCCCTCGCGGCCACCGAGCTGTACGACGTCGCGGTCGACCGGCCGACTCTCGCCAGGCTCGCCCAGAAGGCCGAGAACGACTTCGTCGGGGTGCCCTGCGGGATCATGGACCAGTCGGCGGCCCTGCTCTGCGAGCGGGACCACGCGCTGTTCATCGACACCCGCTCGCTGGCCACCGAGCAGGTCCCGCTCGACCTCGCGGGTCATGGGCTCGCGCTGCTGGTGATCGACACCAAGGCTCCGCACCGCCTCGTCGACGGCGAGTACGCGGCCCGTCGGCGGGTGTGTGAGAAGGTCGCCAGCGACCTCGGGGTCCCGGCACTGCGCGACCTCGAGAACACCCCGATCGAGGCCACGCTGGCGCGGATCGCGGACGACACCGCGCGACGGCGGGTGCGGCACGTGCTGACCGAGAACGAGCGGGTGCGCCAGACGGTCTCCCTGCTGCGCGCCGGATCGCCACGTGACATCGGGCCCCTGCTCACCGCCTCCCACGCGTCGTTGCGGGACGACTACGAGGTGACCGTGCCCGAGCTGGACACCGCGGTCGACGCCGCGCTCGACGCCGGCGCGCTGGGCGCCCGCATGACCGGTGGCGGTTTCGGGGGCTGCGTCATCGCGCTGGTCGACGCCGACGCGGCCGAGGCCGTCGCGCGACGGGTGGCCGAGGCGTTCGCCACCGCCGGGTTCCGGGCGCCGCAGTGGTTCGTCGCTACGCCGTCGGCTGGCGCCCGGCGCCTGGCGTGA